One genomic window of Mucilaginibacter sp. SJ includes the following:
- a CDS encoding LysR substrate-binding domain-containing protein, whose translation MELRQLQYFVKAAETMNFTEAAAAVFITQSTLSQQIKQLEEELGMLLFDRIGKHVRITEAGHIFLTHARKILNDVQRSRQAISELQNATTGELNLGVSYAFTSLLLPALAPFSTKYPGIKIFISYGNPEELEKKLRLAELDMILAFHNESDDEDLEMQELFSSSVVMVVSKNNPLAKLNKISLGELAKQDLILPGKGFSSREFINELFNRKKIVPNIKIELNDVHSLLALVENGHWATILNEKAIIGWNKVIAIPIESKEIKRQSYILWQKGVYRKRAAILFIEELMKVMGSE comes from the coding sequence ATGGAATTGCGTCAATTGCAGTACTTTGTTAAGGCTGCCGAAACCATGAACTTCACTGAGGCTGCAGCCGCTGTGTTTATTACACAAAGCACGTTATCACAACAAATCAAACAACTGGAAGAGGAACTGGGGATGCTATTGTTCGATAGGATAGGCAAGCACGTACGCATTACCGAAGCCGGGCATATATTCTTAACCCATGCCCGCAAAATCCTTAACGATGTACAACGGAGCAGGCAAGCCATAAGCGAATTGCAGAACGCAACTACGGGCGAACTGAACCTTGGCGTTTCATATGCTTTTACCTCCTTGTTACTACCGGCGCTGGCCCCGTTCAGCACCAAATATCCAGGCATTAAGATCTTTATCAGCTACGGTAACCCCGAAGAACTGGAAAAGAAGCTTCGCCTGGCCGAGCTGGACATGATCCTGGCGTTTCACAACGAAAGCGATGACGAAGACCTGGAAATGCAGGAGCTGTTTAGCTCGAGCGTGGTAATGGTAGTTTCAAAAAATAATCCCCTGGCTAAACTTAACAAAATAAGTCTCGGAGAACTGGCTAAGCAGGATCTTATTTTACCGGGCAAAGGTTTCAGCTCGCGCGAGTTTATCAACGAGCTTTTTAATCGCAAAAAAATAGTGCCTAATATCAAAATAGAGCTGAATGATGTGCATTCATTGCTGGCTTTGGTTGAGAACGGGCATTGGGCAACTATCCTGAACGAAAAAGCGATAATAGGCTGGAATAAAGTGATCGCCATACCCATCGAATCAAAAGAGATCAAACGGCAATCATACATCCTTTGGCAAAAAGGTGTTTACCGTAAAAGGGCCGCAATTTTATTTATTGAGGAATTGATGAAGGTGATGGGGAGTGAGTAG
- a CDS encoding MFS transporter, with the protein MNVFRSLKYRNFKLFFYGQSISLIGTWMQKTAVSWLVYRLTGSALLLGIVSFVSLIPSLILAPYAGSIVDRHNRYRILVITQVVSMLQAGAFAFMIFFKIYNIPAIIGLSLLQGIVNAFDVTCRQSLMVDMVDDKADLPNAIALNSTMTNLARIAGPAIAGIVLSAFGEDVCFFGNFLSYIPVLTCLFMMKLNTIVPVRSEKSIWTELQEGFRYVSGDSDLSSMILMLTASSLFVIPFNTLMPIFAKDLFNGDAKTFSWFESAAGLGSVISAVYLANLKSDKNLVKIMSIASLIFGTSVLMVAYAGKLPFALIFMVFTGVGMMAQTSAINTYIQTHAIPAMRARAISYYVMAYQGMIPVGSLMAGWLANELGPRRAVCIEGIIGVLATALFVLYKRRQAAGEAVEGKAMFVK; encoded by the coding sequence ATGAATGTGTTTCGCTCTTTAAAGTACCGTAATTTTAAGCTGTTTTTTTACGGTCAGTCAATATCCCTCATTGGCACATGGATGCAAAAAACAGCAGTGAGCTGGCTGGTTTATCGCCTCACCGGCTCAGCCCTTTTATTAGGAATAGTAAGTTTTGTAAGCCTGATCCCTTCACTGATCCTGGCTCCTTACGCAGGCAGCATTGTCGACAGGCATAACCGTTACCGCATTTTAGTTATTACCCAGGTAGTATCTATGCTGCAGGCCGGCGCCTTTGCGTTCATGATCTTTTTCAAGATCTATAATATTCCCGCTATCATTGGCCTTAGCCTGTTGCAGGGTATTGTAAACGCCTTTGACGTTACCTGTCGCCAATCATTAATGGTGGATATGGTTGATGACAAGGCCGATCTGCCTAATGCCATCGCCTTAAACTCAACCATGACCAATCTGGCACGTATTGCAGGCCCGGCAATTGCAGGTATCGTATTAAGTGCTTTTGGTGAGGATGTTTGTTTCTTCGGCAACTTTTTGAGCTATATCCCTGTGCTCACCTGTTTATTTATGATGAAGCTAAACACCATAGTGCCTGTCCGTTCAGAAAAAAGCATCTGGACAGAATTGCAGGAAGGTTTCAGATACGTATCTGGCGACAGCGACCTGAGCAGCATGATCCTGATGCTTACTGCAAGCAGTTTGTTTGTGATACCATTTAATACACTGATGCCAATATTCGCCAAAGATCTTTTTAACGGCGATGCAAAAACCTTCAGCTGGTTTGAGAGCGCAGCTGGTTTAGGCTCAGTAATTAGTGCTGTATATCTGGCTAACCTGAAGAGTGATAAAAACCTTGTAAAGATCATGTCGATAGCAAGTCTTATTTTTGGTACAAGCGTGCTGATGGTGGCCTATGCAGGCAAACTACCTTTTGCTTTAATATTTATGGTATTTACCGGCGTTGGTATGATGGCGCAAACATCGGCCATCAACACCTATATCCAAACCCATGCTATCCCCGCTATGCGGGCAAGGGCCATCAGCTATTATGTGATGGCTTACCAGGGCATGATTCCGGTAGGCAGTTTGATGGCCGGTTGGTTGGCCAATGAACTTGGGCCGCGCAGGGCTG